One genomic segment of Strix aluco isolate bStrAlu1 chromosome 14, bStrAlu1.hap1, whole genome shotgun sequence includes these proteins:
- the SLC38A8 gene encoding solute carrier family 38 member 8, with protein sequence MERAAGEGRPLLPAAGSAGLSSAGAVFILLKSALGAGLLSFPWAFGRAGGAAPALLVELGSLVFLVSGLAVLGYAAALSAQPTYQGVVRAVCGAAAGKLCEVCFLLNLFMISVALLRVVGDQLEKLCDYLYPNGTLSGVPPPPPWYVDQRFTLSALCIFVIFPLSVPREIGFQKYSSILGTLAACYLTLVIILKYHLQAESLGSPESPQPSRASSWASIFSVIPTICFGFQCHEACVAIYSSMRNQSFSHWVAVSVLSMLVCLLIYSLTGIYGYLTFGEAVASDVLMSYPGNDPVVIVARLLFGVSIVTIYPIVVLLGRSVVWDLWATPKHGAAAVPEAHERRSRVALTVAWMAATLAIALFVPDIGKVIELIGGISAFFIFIFPGKRVQGCACGGRGSGAWRRGAVAVGLSLCVGGRAVPGVHDRDLDPWATQKGSVSPSPLLAGEVGAQQQPMLGGPGMVLATFGVSMCQNMSAVPLGEQQSLSEAGVGTGAEPEGLLGSLAPPGVMQSSMAEEPETPQRAPRTRGAGGWAALIAWGVLSVLGGTFVCGQSAALAVLGLLR encoded by the exons ATGGAGCGGGCGGCGGGCGAGGGCCGGCCCCTGCtgccggcggcgggcagcgccgggctctCCTCCGCCGGCGCCGTCTTCATCCTGCTGAAGTCGGCGCTGGGCGCGGGGCTGCTGAGCTTCCCCTGGGCCTTCGGCAGGGCCGGCGGCGCCGCCCCCGCCCTCCTGGTGGAGCTG GGCTCGCTGGTTTTCCTGGTGAGCGGGCTGGCGGTGCTGGGCTACGCAGCAGCTCTCAGCGCCCAGCCCACCTACCAGGGGGTCGTCCGGGCGGTGTGTGGGGCGGCGGCAGGGAAGCTCTGTGAGGTCtgcttcctcctcaacctcttcATGATCTCCGTGGCTCTCCTCAGGGTGGTGGGTGACCAGCTGGAGAAAC TGTGCGACTACCTGTACCCCAACGGGACGCTGAGCGGGGTCCCCCCGCCACCGCCCTGGTATGTGGACCAGCGCTTCACCCTCTCGGCTCTCTGCATCTTCGTCATCTTCCCGCTCTCCGTCCCCAGGGAGATCGGCTTCCAGAAGTACTCCAG CATCCTGGGCACTCTGGCTGCCTGCTACCTCACCCTGGTCATCATCCTGAAGTACCACCTGCAGGCAGAGAGCCTGGGCTCACCCGAGTCCCCCCAGCCCTCCAG GGCCTCCTCCTGGGCCTCCATCTTCAGCGTCATCCCAACCATCTGCTTTGGCTTCCAG TGCCACGAGGCCTGCGTGGCCATCTACAGCAGCATGCGCAACCAGAGCTTCTCCCACTGGGTCGCTGTCTCTGTGCTCTCCATGCTCGTCTGCCTGCTCATCTACTCCCTCACTG GGATCTATGGCTACCTGACCTTCGGCGAGGCCGTGGCATCCGACGTCCTGATGTCCTACCCAGGGAACGACCCGGTTGTCATTGTCGCCCGCCTGCTCTTCGGTGTCTCCATCGTCACCATCTACCCCATCGTGGTGCTGCTGGGCAG ATCGGTGGTGTGGGACCTGTGGGCAACCCCCAAGCACGGGGCTGCGGCGGTGCCCGAGGCGCACGAGCGGCGGAGCCGGGTGGCGCTGACGGTCGCCTGGATGGCTGCCACGCTCGCCATCGCCCTGTTTGTCCCGGACATCGGCAAGGTCATCGAGCTCATCGGGGGCATCAGCGccttcttcatcttcatcttcccaggcaagA GGGTGCAGGGGTGTGCTTGTGGAGGGCGCGGCAGTGGGGCCTGGAGGAGGGGTGCAgtggctgtggggctgagccTCTGCGTTggtggcagggctgtgcctggtgTGCATGACCGGGACCTGGACCCTTGGGCCACGCAAAAA GGCAGTGTGTCCCCATCACCGCTCCTGGCCGGAGAGGTTGGGGCACAGCAGCAGCCCATGCTGGGGGGGCCTGGCATGGTGCTGGCGACTTTTGGGGTAAGCATGTGCCAAAACATGTCTGCAGTGCCCCTGGGGGAGCAGCAGAGTCTGAGTGAGGCTGGAG TGGGCACAGGGGCTGAGccagaggggctgctggggtCTTTGGCCCCGCCAGGAGTGATGCAGAGCAGCATGGCAGAGGAGCCTGAGACCCCGCAGAGGGCCCCACGCAcgaggggggccgggggctg ggctgctctcatcGCCTGGGGCGTCCTGTCCGTGCTTGGTGGCACCTTCGTCTGCGGGCAGAGCGCTGCCCTGgccgtgctggggctgctgcgCTGA